The following proteins are co-located in the Colletotrichum lupini chromosome 4, complete sequence genome:
- a CDS encoding pyridoxal-phosphate dependent enzyme: MGSLGPDAKKPWIQTPCIASATLSRAAGWLLQVPRRRQPHGPRRRRRARRPRIPLLLLLGRQRRPRLRDLACATSAIALNRNATIVVPMTTSPLMISKLRLLGADVRQIGANWAEADAHLREVMLANDPAGVYVPPFDHPHVWDGAATIADELVAELASSSPGNEVEVNGIVCSVGGGGLLAGLAQGVAQNQWPGKEPRLMAVETVGADSLNASVLAGEHVTLPGIKSIAGSLGAVRVAARAWEVARDTPGFQSVTVTDAEAALACVRFVDDAQLVVEVACGATVATAYNGALRKHFGAGMSDEEWAKQNIVLIVCGGSNVTMEMLNEYRSKYGNAS; encoded by the exons ATGGGTTCCCTCGGTCCAGACGCCAAGAAGCCGTGGATCCAAACACCATGCATCGCATCAGCTACTCTGTCTCGCGCAGCAGGATG GCTCCTTCAAGTCCCGCGGCGTAGGCAACCTCATGgtccgcgccgccgccgacgcgCCCGCCGACCAAGAATCCCACTTCTACTGCTCCTCGGGCGGCAACGCCGGCCTCGCCTGCGCGACCTCGCCTGCGCGACCTCGGCCATCGCCCTCAACCGCAACGCCACCATCGTCGTGCCCATGACCACCTCCCCGCTCATGATCTCCAAGCTGCGCCTCCTCGGCGCCGACGTCCGCCAGATCGGCGCAAACTGGGCCGAGGCGGACGCCCACCTCCGCGAGGTGATGCTCGCCAACGACCCGGCGGGCGTGTACGTGCCCCCCTTTGACCATCCGCACGTCTGGGACGGCGCGGCCACTATTGCCGATGAGCTCGTCGCGGAGTTGGCATCATCGTCGCCGGGGAACGAGGTCGAAGTCAACGGGATTGTGTGCTccgtcggcggcggcgggttaCTAGCCGGTCTCGCGCAGGGCGTCGCGCAGAACCAGTGGCCAGGGAAGGAACCGCGGCTGATGGCCGTGGAGACGGTTGGCGCGGACAGCCTCAACGCCAGCGTGCTCGCCGGTGAGCACGTCACGCTGCCAGGGATCAAGTCCATTGCGGGATCGCTGGGTGCGGTGCGCGTTGCGGCGAGGGCGTGGGAGGTGGCGAGGGATACGCCCGGGTTCCAGAGCGTGACGGTCACGGATGCCGAGGCGGCGCTGGCGTGTGTGCGCTTTGTGGATGACGCGCAGCTGGTGGTTGAGGTTGCTTGTGGTGCGACAGTTGCGACGGCGTACAACGGTGCGCTTAGGAAGCATTTCGGTGCGGGCATGTCGGACGAGGAGTGGGCGAAGCAGAACATTGTGCTTATTGTGTGTGGCGGTTCGAATGTGACTATGGAGATGTTGAACGAATACCGTTCAAAATATGGCAATGCTTCATGA
- a CDS encoding N-acetyltransferase, translated as MWRDLFWGDNDIQEATASEPLTLEEEYENQQSWRTSHDKLTFIICQPLDSSSTTASTETVQAGEVDASERMIGDINFFTYPYDDDDDEDAEGQAAAANEGLYVGEVDVMVASKEHRGRGIGHAAVTTLLTYIHRNKAQILEEYVHGGEGGKGTTKKAAQLKGLMVKIKEGNAASIALFRRLGFVQKGEVNYFGEIQMVLGDMDEFVASSAGMKAADEYREVSYSR; from the exons ATGTGGCGCGATCTGTTTTGGGGTGATAAT GATATCCAGGAAGCCACAGCGTCGGAGCCGCTCACGTTGGAAGAGGAGTACGAGAACCAGCAGTCGTGGCGCACCTCTCACGACAAACTCACCTTTATCATCTGCCAGCCTCTCGACTCGTCGTCGACGACGGCGTCGACCGAGACCGTGCAAGCGGGCGAGGTTGATGCTTCGGAACGGATGATTGGTGACATCAACTTCTTCACCTATCcctacgacgacgatgacgacgaagATGCAGAAGGCCAGGCCGCCGCGGCAAACGAAGGGTTGTACGTCGGCGAGGTGGACGTCATGGTAGCGTCCAAGGAGCACCGCGGCAGGGGTATCGGCCATGCCGCCGTGACGACGCTGTTGACGTACATTCACCGGAACAAGGCGCAGATCCTCGAGGAGTATGTTcatggaggggaggggggcaAGGGAACGACCAAGAAGGCGGCGCAGCTGAAGGGTTTGATGGTGAAGATTAAGGAAGGCAATGCCGCGAGCATTGCGCTATTTCGGCGGCTGGGGTTCGTGCAGAAGGGGGAGGTGAATTACTTTGGCGAGATTCAGATGGTTCTCGGGGACATGGATGAGTTTGTGGCCTCTTCTGCTGGCATGAAGGCTGCGGATGAGTATCGTGAGGTCTCGTATTCTAGATAG